From the genome of Drosophila gunungcola strain Sukarami chromosome 3L unlocalized genomic scaffold, Dgunungcola_SK_2 000005F, whole genome shotgun sequence:
GTTAAATCGCAATCATACAACTTCTTAGATACATAGAAATACACTAAACcatgaatattttaaacatatttatccCATTTGTTATCACTAAATCGTAAAAATTAACTACATAATCACTTCAATCAATTTCTTTCTTTGAGTCTGCGAATTGTAATGTGTTTCGAAATGGACGATTATGGCAAATTGCGTTTGTTTTCGCTTTCGTTCGGTTCAGGGGCAGACTTCGTGCGTGTTCGAGTTCCATCTGCTGGCTGTGAGGCGATCATCTGGAGGAGATCACTCCCGGTCCAAGTCACGTCCGGTCAGGTTCAAGTTCAATGTGCATGGAGCATGGAGCCGCGGGCACAGGAAGCACTCGATTGCAGTTGTTATGCAAACCAGTTAGACGCAATCCCCTCTCAATagctgtttgtttttttggggtttaTTTAATCGCCTATCTTGGCCAGATATCTGGCAATATATATGTGGCGTATCCAGGAGGCATCCGCATTGCGCAAGTGAAGGTATTATCGCGGCGGGAGGTTCTTTGCATAATCCACCAGCCATCCAGCGAATCCAGCGCTCGTTCCAAGGCACTGGGCACACACACgaattaaatcaaatgaaatcaaataaaatacaacaaaaaaaatacaacaaaaatacaaaataaaagagaggaggtgcaaaatatttctggtaAAATCTCTGCCTTGGTGGGTGCATCGGCAGCGACGCCGCTTTGTCATTCGACTGGTTCCAGCTGCGCCTCTTCGAGCCACAAAACCAGACCACTTTCTTGCTGCTCAGCTCAGTTGCCGAAAGAAAGTCCGACGAGTCGTGACCGACCGGGAGTCGTCGCTAGAAAAATCTCATTTTCAATCTCAATCTCAGTCACCatctcaaactcaaactcagtTCAAAAACTCCAGCTCCAACTCCAATTTGATTTTTGGATTCGGAATCGCTGGACCGCCGCCAATGAAAGTTGTGTGCTGTTGATGCTCGCGTCGAATtcggaatttgtttttgaaaaaacgcGACTACTGACTACTGCGTGGAGTTTAATTCGCGTTTTGTCTACCGCTCAAAATGTGcaatttgttttggctttCGGCCTGTTTTGTAAGCGATTAAATAATATGTGAATTAATTGTGCTGCCATCTCATGTGTGCTGTCGCAGGAGGGCTCTTAAAAAGTGTAATAAcaaaactttgtttaaaaaaaaggattctAAGAAGCAGTTAAGCTTTTGTGTACAAGAGAATTACAAAAATTCGATTGAAATATTGTAATAAAAGCTAGTtagataaatataattttccaaTATAAAGACTTCTCCtgatttttgctttatttaccatcttaatataaaatgtatctaGTCATTACACTTTGATataatgtaatatattttaattgttaatgtcatcaatttcaattaaatttgccaaatataaaatcgaaaaaagcACATTTTGTGCAATCATAAAGAAAATTCTAAAGTAAAATACGAAGTGAAGTCTAACTGAtagataataaaaatttttaatagtttagtAAAATATGGGTAATGACTTAATATTGATATTGAGATTTATAGAAAATGCCGTTTATAATTTATGGCTAGAATAAgaattttatgttatttaaatattgagtTACTAATTAATTGTCACTGTGCTTTAAATTAGTAATTGTCAAAGGCTATAACAAGTATATAGGAATGTTAGGTTAAACATATATTGATATTCATTTCCAATAGGCATAGGTTTAAACATTGTTGAGAGAGCAAGCCAAACAAGTCATGGCCAAATATCAAAAAACAAGCAGCTGCAAATGGATTCGCGCTCACACCTGAACCTGGCGACGATCAGGTTCAATGCTTGGCTCCTTCGGGTGCCCAGTTGCACCACCTCCCCACCCAATCCCTGCTCCTCCCCGATTGGCTGGATTGCGTGAGACCAGCCAGCCGGCAAAGTCGCCTCCAAAGTCGATGCAACAATTACGCCAGGCTCCTGGCGAGCAAGACTCGTGACTCGTGACTCGATTGCCACTGGTTGCCATCACCCGGCAACTATGTTACGTGTGAAGAGCTAGGGAAACTGCTGGCCGCCAGAGAGGCACTGAGGCGGAAGCCACCAGTGAGCCTAAGTTGGAAAGTCAAAGGTTGGCTCCACCAAAAGACACAAGCACACAGAGATGACAGCATTTAAGTTTGGGTGGGAGAAAGTTTATGTGTCtgatgacattttttttttttttttgcggaagATTAACCCACTCACCCTTCGCCTCTTATATTTCTGCCCCTTTCCCCCTTTTAGCTGGCTGTCTGGCTGCCCTTCGCCCTGAGCGAATCATCGAATGCACAGCAAGTGTTGAGCGGGAGCCCAAGACGGAGCCCAAGACGGAACTGGTGCCCACGGCGGAGAAACTGATCCGGTATCGGCGACAACCGCCCTTCGCCGTGGTCAAGCGCTCCAAGTTGCGGCGACGGACCAAGGGTCATCCGAAGCTCAAGTACGGACCACCTCCGCCACCACACATTCGCTACTCGAAGCCCTCGTTTGAAGCGCAACATATCGAGGAGCCCAGCTTCTCGATCGATGACTTCCAGCATCTGAAGTTCGATGGAGCGGATTTCAAGATACCCACTTCGAGCTACGAAGCGCAGTCCATGGATCTGGATTTCTATAACCACGACACGGAACCCGATCTCTATGGGGCGCACAAGTTTCCCAGCCTGGACTTTGGCTTGGTGACCACCCATGAACACGTTCCCCACCAGAAGTACGGATTGCCTCCGCTGCAGCAGAGCTTCCAGCCGGATCACTCCTTTGCTCGCACTATGAGCCACCGCCACCTCCTGCTCCGCCGGCCCATCCGCCGGCCCAGCCACTCGCTACGGAGTGCCCACTGCTCCGGCACCCGTTCCCAGCTATCCGCATCAGGATCTGCCAGCTCCCGATTCGTATTCCATTTATGAGCAGAAGATCCCCAATGTGGGCTACCATCAGAACTTTGCCGAGCCACCGAAACCGAAGGCAACACATGGTTCCAATCATAATGCCAACTTTGAGATTGCCTATTCACCGCCCGCTTTTGAGATCAGCACATCCTATCAGCAAAATCACCAGCAGAGCTATGTGCCACCTCATCCATCGCCATCTCATGATGGATTCGCTGAGCCACCGTCTAATAACTATGTGAAGCCTGCCCAGCATCCTTCATCCAATAGCTATGCGCCACCTCAGCATCCCTCTTCCAATTATGAACAGCCTGCTCAGCATCCTTCTTCTAGTTATGACCATTCACCTCCACATCCCTCCTTCCAGTTATGATCATTCACCTCCACAACATCCCTCTTCCAGTTATGATCATCCAGAGCAACATCCCTCCTCCAGTTATGATCATTCACCTCCACAACATCCCTCCTCCAGCTATGAGCAACCACCTCAGGATCACTCCAACAACTATAAACATCAGGCTCCTTCATCAACCTACGACCAACCACCTCAGCATCCTCCCACAAACTACATATCCTCCGATTCCCATACCATTCAGAGCTATCCACAGGATGAGTATGCACCACCCTCGCAGGAGTTGCCGTTGAATCCACACCACAAGTTCCCTAGTTTTGACTTTCCCAAATCCAGCTACGAAGTGCCCATCTACGATCCTGTGCCCTTCGAAGCCTCCACTCGGGATGAGCAGGAGTCGTATCCACCCATTCTGGCCTCCTCACCCGATCACAATGAAATTGCTTCAGATGCCCATGCGGCTGGCAGTTCCAAGCGGCGAAAGAGGAAGCGTAAGCCCAGTGCGGGAATTGTGCCCGCAAAGCATACTCTCGATGTTCCTGAGCTCCAGCAGGCCTACGATGCGGATGGCCATTCAGGGCATTCAGGGGAATCGAATGAGAACGCGGATACGGATACGAATAGCTCACACTTTGTGGAGCGCAAGCAGACCTTCTTTAATTTTGTGACACCCACAACAACGACGACGACATCGACTACGGCGGCACCTTGGAGTCCCATGAGGGGCAGGAGCAGCACAACCCGCACGGCGTTCTTACCCACCTTAGTGACCAGTACTCCGGAAACACCCACTACCGGAAGGAGTAGAAATCGCGGAGCCTCGCGATATCGCACCAATCCACAACCCGTGAATCCTGATCCCATCACCACAGAGGTAAGGATTGATCAATCCCACTCACAGAGCTACTACGATGGCACCATTGCACCACCCACCCGGCAGCAGTTCTCACCCACAACCGGAGTACGTGGCTCGCGACCCACTCGTCCGGGTTATGTGAGGACCAATCATGGACCAGTGTCGCCACTGGCCCTGCAGCCAGCAGATCCCGGCAGAGGTGCACCCACCTCCAAGAGAACCACTAAGGGCGTCTTCGATACGACGCTGTTCAAGAGCCCCTTGAGCGATCGCGAAATGGAGCGGAATCTCCATGGGCTGCGTCAGAACTTGCCAAAAAACCACAAACTATACTGAGTTCTCAACTGAATTAGCTTAAAGACTTGGTTAACTATACTTAGACTTTAGCATTAGGTTATTAAGTTGTATTGCAAACTAGGCTAAGATGTtgaataaattgaaataactATTATACGTTTCTCATTGATATCTTATTACTCACCATGCGTTCAATGAAGTTCCTCCACTTTTTGCTGGTGCTGTACATTTGGAAGTCATTGAAGAAGACAGGACCAGAGGAAGTTGAAGGCAGATCTGGTAGAGTGGAGTCCAAATTGAAGGCAAAGCGACATTTCTCCAGCAGGGCTTTCATCACAGGCATCAAAAAGGAATACTCCTCCGGATTGCCAACTGCAAAGATAATAGTAACACTTTGTTAGGTATGATCAAGGTCACAATGTGGTTTTAAAACCCACCTTCAATGGCATTGTCCAAAGCCCTATTGATGCTGTACAAAAGGTAAGAAAGCTCCGCTGGATCCTCAGTAGAACGACTTTGGAGGATAGCATGCAGTTTGGCCGTGGCCATGGCCACGATACCAGGATTCGGGTGATGTGAGCACTTGAGCAGCAGGCCCAGGCACAATCGAATCATGTCCGACCAGTCGTCAGAGGATCCCTGCTGAAAGATCATCAGGGCGTCCAGCAGGGCCAGCACACCGTCCAGCAGTTTGGTGGAACACTTCTTGGACTCGTCCTCGTTGGAGCCCAAGACCACCAGTTCGTAAACCATGCGCAGGATGTGCGAGGCATTCTCCTGGTTGACCAGCGTCTGACTGCCGTGCTCCGAAAGGTCGAAGAGTGAGGCCTGCACGGCCATCTCAAGAATCCGGAGGCGCAGTGAGAGATGCGAAGTGATCAGCTCGTTGTTCAAAGCCAACAAGTTAATGCAACCTAAAACTTGGCCACGCTCCTGCCAGCACTGCGGATGATCGTTGGGAATACCGCGCCAGAAAATATTGAAGAGTGTGTTTGAGACTAGATAGACCAACTGCTCCTCGGTGTCCACATCGCCATAGGCCACAAAGTCAAAAGCAGAGGTGCTCTAAGGGGGAAATTATCAATGatttacatattttcttataaataataagttatttttactTCCAAGGAGTCGCTTTTCTTGGGCGGTCCATGGGGGGATTGTGTGGAACTGTCGGAGCTTAGGGATTCCTCACGCTGTATGGAAGGCGTCTGGGCGCCATCGGCGGTGTCCGTGGAGCTGCCCAAAGTTAACGACTCAAAAGTGTCCTGCAGATCGTGGGTGGTCTGCCGAATGACCGAGAACAAGCTGCTGGCATTTTCAACCACAGCTCCGGAGACAGATTCAGCCAGTTCTAAAATTTACATACAttcttaattaataaatactgATAGACCAATAAAGTTACCTTTAATTTCGCTCTCAATAACAGTGGCTGCCTCGGAAACACTAGCTTGGATTTCGTTGAGTATCAAGCCACTGTCGCTCAACTcctcctgttgctgctgctgaagttGTGCCAAGCCAATCTCCTGCTCCGAGAACGTAATAAGATCTGCTTGGGCCAGAAAACTTGAGTTATCCTCCAAAAGCACATCCAAGTTAATGCCAAAGCTGCGTCGCTTCTCCTCGTCTGGTGGCGAACTGGTGATGGGTTTGCGAATGAGCAAACGGGCAATGGACTCCTGCCAACCCGTTTGCTTGGCCATCGCTACCGTGGACTGCTGCTTGACGAAGGTGGTCTGCAGCAGTCGCTTGGCTATCTCCAGTTTCACGGGCAAATCAGAGCTGCTCACATGGTAGACGAGGAAGATGAGACCTGCGTAGTCCGGCTGCAGGCCCAGCATTTCATCTACCAAATGGAAGAGGATCGTAGAGCTAAGCGACATGGGGGTGATGAAGGAGAAGAAGCCAGGGAACATGCTCTGCTCGGTGGCCTGGTCGTACAGTCGGAGCACTTGCTTGTACTTCTGATGCACCCGCGAGGTGGCCAATAGTCCACTGATAAACTGGTGGTAGAAATAGAAAATGTAAGCAACTTAATTACATTAATAGAGTAAACAATCTCACCCTTATGGCCGCCTCTTGGATCTCATTGTTGTAGCTCTTGTCCACAAAGAAATTGTAGATGAGATTGGCGGACTGGGGTTCATGCAGGAGAAGAACCATCTGATCCTTGCAATTCTTGCCACGCACATAGAAGGTCATCATCTCGAGGAACTCCACGAGAACCACATCCTGTCGCACTGAAGCCAGAAAGGCCACCATTGAATTGACCTCCTTGATGTTTACCTCCTTTTGCAGATAGAACCGAATGATGCCGAAAAGCGTGGCCCGAATGGTCTTGGCATCGTCATCGCTGATGCTGTCCGGCGTGGAGTAGTACTGACGCACCACGTCCAGGACAAACTGTACGCCATACCGCTTGCGGAAGAACTTCCTGTCATTCTTGATCATGGCACTCAGGTACTGGGCATGTCCCAGTGTGATTTGGAACTGCAGTCGCGACCATATAGCAAAGTCGAACACAATGTGAGCGTACAATGCGTACAATGCGTCCAGGAGCTGTCCGCCCGCCTCCGCTTTGTGTCCTTGCAGCGACTCCATCAGCAGATGGGTGGCCATCAGGGCGTTCACATCGAACAGAGCGGGGGGACAGCGTTGGAGCATTGTGCCCACAATGGCTAGGCATTCGCTACTCAGCAGCTGCTCCTGGTTTGTCTCGTGCTCGTGGGTGAGGTAGCGCAGCAGGCAGAGAAAGCTGGCCAACGGATGCTGCAGCATCTTCCACTCGGTGTACGAGTTCGAGGAGAGCATCTCCCAGTCGGTGAACTCCTCGGCCGATGGCGTTGGGGCGCACGACAAGGATTCCTCGCTCACGCTGCCAATCGAGATGTCTGCCGCCTGATCCGAACTCACCAACCTATGCAGGATGGGTAGTATTGCACTGATGCCTCCGATACTGTTGATTGTCTCCTGGATCTTTACGATCTTGCAGTGCTGAGCACTAATCCTTCCCGGATATTTTCCGCCCGGTATCAGATCCTGGCAGGTACCATGCCACACTGCTCCCGGGGCATAGCAGAAAACGAAGCGAGAGTTGAGCTCGAGGAGATCATTGTCCTGCGAGAAGATCGAACTGAAATTGGAGCCCGCATCGAAGATGGTCTTCAGGCTGGTGGTGGGATCGGCCAGCAATACTCCGCCCAGATGTCCATGCAGGCAAGTCTGCTCCCCAAACACTGTGTCCTGCATGCCGATGGGAAAGTTCTTCACATTGGGATCAAAAGCCGTCTGTGTGCGCATAGGCAGGGTGAAGTAGTTGGATACCTAAAGGTATAATCCCAGTAAGACAcggaaaattacaaataaatagtGTTACACTTACATTTGCGGATAGGGTTCTTTCCAATAAACTGGGTAGCATTCCCTTGTAGATGGATCCGCTCTCCTGCGATGAGGACCTGGGCATAATCCCTGTCTTGGCCACTTCGCCTGGTTGTGGTGGTGCCACCACAGCTCCAATAGAGCAGTGTGTGAAGGGTTCGTTTATCGCCTGAACCTTCAATGTGGCACTGAGTTTCTGTACAAAATCCACATAGATGTTGATTTGACTATAGGAAAAGGGTCGCTTTGGTGGAGTTATGGCTACCGTCAGGTAATGCCATTGACCATCCATCAGCGTCTTTGTGGCTGTGGAGGATGTAAGGTACTCCCGCCTGGTCAAAGCAGCCACCACAACATTTCCATTGGGCTGGACAAAAACCTCAAATCCACTGCCACTGGCTGTCTGCAGTGCAAGCAGCATGCGTCGACTACTGGTCTGATCCTTCAGCTGATTGAAGCGCACCAGAATGTGGAAGATGAAGCCATACGAACCGGAGATGGTCCAGTTTCGAATGTCCGGCACAAGAATCCCATCGGTGGGCTGTTCAATTGAGAAGTACTGGGCGCAGGAGTTGCTGCCTCTCAAACTTTGCAGGGCAATCACCACCAGAGTCTGAAATgatcaattatttaaataaaacgaataataatatttaatagtgAGTTGTacctgctgcagctgcttgTTCTGCGGGAATCTTGTGCCCTGACGCAACAGCATAAAGATGCACTTTAGCTCTGCGGGCACAATACTGAGCTTGCTTAGTTCCTCTATCAGTTTGATGAGATTCTGGACGCAGTTTTCGGCCAGAGATTCAGCTTTCAAAAGGCAACCACACACAGCCTTGATAATATGACTACCGCAAGCTACAGATTTTCTGTTGaatgataataaaatgtattactCATCTATAGTTTTTACAATATTCACTTCACCCACGTTCCATAGTTGTCGGTGCAGCCCTTGAGCACAAGGTTTGTCACATGTAGCTGTTCCTGCTCCTGCAGCGTTGGCACCCAGTTAAGCAACTGCAGCATCACCTcgggcagcagcaacaagtgTCCACTTTCATCGTAGCCCAGCATGAAGCAAGTGTCCAAAAGAGCCACTGTTGGGTTTCCGAACTCCTGCAAGCTGGCAAAGAGCCTCTGGATGCGTTCAGCCTGACGCAACTGTGCAGCGGATTGCGCGGAGTGGCGCGTCAAAGTAGCCAAAGCCTCCATGGTGCTGCACAGGGAACTCGAATGGGAAATGTGCCAGggctaaatataaaatgttattaaatattattaaataaatgctaaACTATCAAACTTCCTACTCTTATTAGTTTTGGCAGACTGGTTAGCAGTTCCAGTAGATTGGAATCAGCGATTGCCTCACTAACACCGGCATCGCCAGCCACAAAGAATTTCACAGCCGCCACCGAGGAGGAGAGGGCGGCCATGTCGATGGCCACATCCTGGTCAGCATCGCTGGCTATATCGAAGTTGGCATCGCCGCTGTCAAAGTGCTTGGTGGCCAGCAGCTCTTGCAGAGCATCACAATAAAGTTGAACTAATGTAACTAGGTCTATTTGGCGCTGTTTTACAAGAGAGAGTTACGATTAGTAAGATGTAAAATTGATATAGTTAGTGACTTACTTCTTCCGGACTAGATTTTTGCAGCACTATGACCATCAGGGCATAGCACTGAAGGGCCACGCGGCGAAGCTTGCTGGCACTTTCCCACTGCCTCAGAATACTCATGGTGATGGATACCGTGGCGGGGCAAATGGCCTTCATGCCATTGCGCTGGGCGAACCAAAATCATCATTATGCGGATGGAATTCAACAGGGTCGTGGGACAGACAAGCAGTGGCATGCATGGACAACGGTTAGGGGGACAACAATGATCGGGACAACGGATGGTTCCACCACTCACCAAGTTATCACAGTCTAGCAGCCCATCACCCGAGCAGGGGGCAAGTGAAGAAGTGGTTAGAGCGTTAGTATTTCTATTTGTCAGGGTCGAGGAGGTCGAGTTTACAGACTTCTGTACTTTCAGCTGCAGCTGGAGGGGATCCAGCCACATCAACGATACacgaaatgaaacgaaacAAAAGTGGACAAGGAAACGGAATGATAGAGCTCTAATGAACATTAATAGCGAAAGCAGTGAGCATAAAGATAAGCTGTCAGGAAGTGAGGTTAATAGTTAAACGGTTTTCAAAGAAGTATGTATAGAAAGGACTACACAGGAGGGGACTGGAGACGCTTTCTGGCGCTACCTGCGAGCCGCAAATCACAGCGCCCAGTATATTCAGCAGACTCTCGCCCATTTCCGCATATCGGATGAGCTTCTCCTCCTGAAAGCAATCTGAAAGCAAGCCAACGCAATATGTTAGTGAGTCAAACAATTAAGGGGCAGTGATGGGAGGAGGCAATTAGGTGGGGCTCATATATAGATAAGCTACATTGCCTCTTGTATTCCACCTTACCATAAATAAATGGAACAATTTCCACATGAACCGAGTGCGGCTTGTAGGAGAGACTACTGTAGTCTGCCGTTTGGCCCCGCACAAAACTGCGCCATGTCAGATACGGATCGTACATGACCTCCAGGAAAGCCGAGAAGCTGCTGAACAGGTGGCTTATAGCGGGCACGGCCTGAGGCAGCTCCATTTGCTACAATAAAGTGATTGGTTATcggatttaataatttaattaagtaatCTACTTACTTGCTTGAACACTCTTGAGAGTATGGCTATCAGATTGGGCTTGTACTCGTATTTAATGACCGCCAGGATGTTGTCAAAGTGCCGGCACACAATCACCAGGCAGTCCACCAGAATGGCCACCTGTTCGATGGCCTCCTCCTGCAGTTTTCCTTCCGTTTCGCAGGCATCTCTGGCCACAATGATGAACTTGCCGATGGCGGGCAGCAGCTCATCCGGCAGGCGACCCAAATGGGGACCACTATCCGGCAGAACCTCGTTCCACATGGGGCAGCTCTCCGCCTGGAAGTCCAGCTGCAGTTGGCTCCTCCAAATGGCCACAAAGCGGGCCACAAACTGCCGGAAATGGGTCTCATCGTTCTGCAGGGAtgagagcgaaagagagggaaGGACTTAGCTTGAGCCTGTCTGGGATTATATAATCATTACACTGTTTACAATCGGTGAAAAACTGATAAACgattgccttttgttttgcgGTGACTAATGCTTTAAACATTTTGCGGCCGCCCCCGCAATCGGAGCACCTCCCCCGCTCTCCCACCGCCCATAATTCCGCTTCTTATCACTCGATTTACTCCAAAATGGGCCTCACCTTTGTCGTGTACTGCACCCAAAGGTTGTAAATATCCTTTTTATTGTCCATCTAAGCGATTTTTTTACGATTTCCTCAGCTAAACGGCATTTGTTAACTGATAGCTAAGTTTTTTCCAcggcaaaatatttgtttacaaaaaaaaaatgttgccgTCGGTGTGCCTCAACCTAGGTTTTAATCTATTGCAGCGTATTTTTCCGTATTCCTTAACggaatcggacgtctatatagTTGAATTTGCAGCGTTAATATAGTAGGCCAGccgtaatttgtttttaaacacatttacAAGTATTCgttttagcaatttttt
Proteins encoded in this window:
- the LOC128259448 gene encoding neurobeachin-like protein 1 isoform X5 produces the protein MDNKKDIYNLWVQYTTKNDETHFRQFVARFVAIWRSQLQLDFQAESCPMWNEVLPDSGPHLGRLPDELLPAIGKFIIVARDACETEGKLQEEAIEQVAILVDCLVIVCRHFDNILAVIKYEYKPNLIAILSRVFKQQMELPQAVPAISHLFSSFSAFLEVMYDPYLTWRSFVRGQTADYSSLSYKPHSVHVEIVPFIYDCFQEEKLIRYAEMGESLLNILGAVICGSQLQLKVQKSVNSTSSTLTNRNTNALTTSSLAPCSGDGLLDCDNLRNGMKAICPATVSITMSILRQWESASKLRRVALQCYALMVIVLQKSSPEERQIDLVTLVQLYCDALQELLATKHFDSGDANFDIASDADQDVAIDMAALSSSVAAVKFFVAGDAGVSEAIADSNLLELLTSLPKLIRPWHISHSSSLCSTMEALATLTRHSAQSAAQLRQAERIQRLFASLQEFGNPTVALLDTCFMLGYDESGHLLLLPEVMLQLLNWVPTLQEQEQLHVTNLVLKGCTDNYGTKSVACGSHIIKAVCGCLLKAESLAENCVQNLIKLIEELSKLSIVPAELKCIFMLLRQGTRFPQNKQLQQTLVVIALQSLRGSNSCAQYFSIEQPTDGILVPDIRNWTISGSYGFIFHILVRFNQLKDQTSSRRMLLALQTASGSGFEVFVQPNGNVVVAALTRREYLTSSTATKTLMDGQWHYLTVAITPPKRPFSYSQINIYVDFVQKLSATLKVQAINEPFTHCSIGAVVAPPQPGEVAKTGIMPRSSSQESGSIYKGMLPSLLERTLSANVSNYFTLPMRTQTAFDPNVKNFPIGMQDTVFGEQTCLHGHLGGVLLADPTTSLKTIFDAGSNFSSIFSQDNDLLELNSRFVFCYAPGAVWHGTCQDLIPGGKYPGRISAQHCKIVKIQETINSIGGISAILPILHRLVSSDQAADISIGSVSEESLSCAPTPSAEEFTDWEMLSSNSYTEWKMLQHPLASFLCLLRYLTHEHETNQEQLLSSECLAIVGTMLQRCPPALFDVNALMATHLLMESLQGHKAEAGGQLLDALYALYAHIVFDFAIWSRLQFQITLGHAQYLSAMIKNDRKFFRKRYGVQFVLDVVRQYYSTPDSISDDDAKTIRATLFGIIRFYLQKEVNIKEVNSMVAFLASVRQDVVLVEFLEMMTFYVRGKNCKDQMVLLLHEPQSANLIYNFFVDKSYNNEIQEAAIRFISGLLATSRVHQKYKQVLRLYDQATEQSMFPGFFSFITPMSLSSTILFHLVDEMLGLQPDYAGLIFLVYHVSSSDLPVKLEIAKRLLQTTFVKQQSTVAMAKQTGWQESIARLLIRKPITSSPPDEEKRRSFGINLDVLLEDNSSFLAQADLITFSEQEIGLAQLQQQQQEELSDSGLILNEIQASVSEAATVIESEIKELAESVSGAVVENASSLFSVIRQTTHDLQDTFESLTLGSSTDTADGAQTPSIQREESLSSDSSTQSPHGPPKKSDSLESTSAFDFVAYGDVDTEEQLVYLVSNTLFNIFWRGIPNDHPQCWQERGQVLGCINLLALNNELITSHLSLRLRILEMAVQASLFDLSEHGSQTLVNQENASHILRMVYELVVLGSNEDESKKCSTKLLDGVLALLDALMIFQQGSSDDWSDMIRLCLGLLLKCSHHPNPGIVAMATAKLHAILQSRSTEDPAELSYLLYSINRALDNAIEVGNPEEYSFLMPVMKALLEKCRFAFNLDSTLPDLPSTSSGPVFFNDFQMYSTSKKWRNFIERMVTAVRSLPARHRAAPVGAHQSLLGGVLRGLQGGL